Within Pygocentrus nattereri isolate fPygNat1 chromosome 17, fPygNat1.pri, whole genome shotgun sequence, the genomic segment GAACTGTTCAAACTCAAGATGACTGTagacagaaaacagaagcaATAATGCACAAACAAGCatggtcattattattattattattgttgttattattattattattattattattactactactgctactacttctactaccaCTGTTGTTGTAATATGTCACATAATTACTTATTCAAGTAAATATGAATTATGCTGTTTATAAGTCATGTTTGATATTTTAGTTAACTGCTTATTAAGAATGGTTCATTACTTAGTAATAAGTACTCTGCTAGTTTGTCTTGAATGTATAGCTTATTGACTTGATTTACAGCTTACTAAGTTACTTAGTTGTGTACTAACTGCTGCTTGTTACATGGGTGATGAACTGATCAATGTGTTTACTAAGACAGAGCAGTAACATGATAACTAGCTAGTGTCCGTGTAAAAATCTCGTtatcttttaattaatttttttaagattaaaaaaataaataaataaaaattgaaagAATTCTTTGATCATGAGAATTATGATTGACATGAACAACTCCAGCGTTTGGGTCTCCCAAAAAAAATGGAGTAAGTCAACCTCAGTATGtatatttttcactttatttatgatgacacaaaaataagtaaaagaaaTTGAGATCTGTAACTACTGTATAGTATAATTAGTCACAAAGATGATCAGTTTACTTGGAGGGATATAGAATAGTGATTAAGCATTGCTTAGTTTTAATGTTACTTTCTTATATGagtaaacacagttcatcagCAGTGTCATAATCAACAGTTAATTAGCAGGAAATAAAAAGCTCTGAACTAATGTCAAACTAAATTATTGATTAACAGAGTGTCAGTTACTAATGACTAATTACTCTACCAGTTGCTGTGTAATTAATGGTTAATAAAAAGTTAACCAATATGTTTATAATGGATAGTCAAAGACTCCTTAACAACATATATAGTAATTTTTTTGTTGTCTCATAATGTAAAGtgtatttcttcttcttattattattattattattattactgttatttctctttttttaaaatcaatataaTAAGAAACCAGGACTTTACATTTTTCTGGAATTAGAATGAAATTTGGTACACACCCAGTAGAAGGAGAAGCTTCCAGACAGGACACATCCTTTCGGGTTCACAGTGTGATCTGCTGCtcgagaaaaataaaacattcagtgtTTCAGCTTGTTTACGTTTGTTTCTAAACGTGTttaacacaacacgaacacatccGATCTGcaggctctgtgtgtgtgtgtgggtgggtcgGGGCGGGGGTCAACCTTGGCCGATCACAGCTGCAcatttttaagatgtaaacttTGTGAGTCTTGCAGAGCCGCTTTTACGGAACTGAGACAACTCtcagaaaaatgcagaaaaatacaatataaccTTTATTTCCAGTCCAGTCTGTTAAAGATAATAACTAAAAATAGTTCACCAAATGATTTGCTCCATCATTTGCTCCATTAATTGGTCCACGTCCACACATTAATTCATCTTAtagaaatgcatgttttttccctATCCTCCAAATATTTAAGCCCATAAGTGGCCAGGGCCCAAAGTTTAACTAAAAAACTTCTGTATAGCTCAAATTTGCACTGAAGCCCCTGTAGCTCCtaaaaaataagcctttatatgTAAAATGGCTGAGATGTATGGGGTTAAATATCCTGTATGTCTGTAacttcggtaacactttatttgaaggctacctacatcagggcttcataacacattcataagcactgaataatgtgtttatgaagcattACTTGACACTACTactattcttattatgtcagtacaatgtcatttatttcataaaacatcttatgccAGGTTGCAAGAACTGACATAAGCACtttataaatgttcaagtaatgcttcataaacacattatttagtgcttatgaatgcatcatgaagcccttatgtgggtagccttcaaataaagtgttaccgtaaCTTCTTACTGCAATGATCTATGAtgttttccaaaatattctGCCAATCCTCTGCTTTCTTTTCTGTAATCTGAGCTGTTGGCCTTTCCATAAAAAGACCTATCATGCAACGTTATCTGTAAAAAAAGAACTATTTCTTATCAAGCACATTAATGTTTTCATCTATTTGAACATTGTATTGTACCCTGAGTGCAATGTGCAACGGATTTCAAATATAAATCACAGTAAATAATAactgaaacagaaaagcaaCTTGAAAGCAAAGGGAGAACtctctgtaaaataaaaaagaactcCCCAGTGGACTGTAGCTGTTTGCATGGCCACCattacagaaaacagaaaggaaagaaatgaaGTCTGGAAGTCTTTACTTCTGGTAAAGATGCTATGCTAATATTTGACACCTGAACATCTGCACAGAGGCCTGTAGCACACTTTCTGTAGCATAATATCTTTAAGGTGTAACGAAATTTATTGTACACAGTAAATTTACAGTAATCTCTAAGAAAATTTACTGACAGTATAGACTTCATTATGTCATCTAACCCATCAAAATACTACTGCAGTATTGCTTCACTCATTCAGGCTAAATCAAGTCCAGAACTATGGTGGTGCAAACGTATGTATTGTTGCATGTTTGTTTCAGTTGAGATTTGAAGAAAATACAGTTGAAATACTTAATACACCTATACTTACCTCAGTCCTGCAGACAAGTGTGATAGCATACAGATGATCGTAGATGATGCTTACCACAAATTTTTAACTTTGGCCAGCAGCGGCAGGGGTCTGCTTGTCTCGGTATTAGGCACTTGAGTTCTGGATGTCTGGTGACAAGAAATCTTAGCTTTGGAACAGAACAGAGTGGAtgaattttaaatgtacagcTTTACAAAAAGGAGTCATTGAGTTATTTCTTATCTAAAattgaaatgtaatttaaaaactagtaatttctattatttacattcattttatgctgctctgtaacattatgaaatataatgttacacttccatccatccattttctaagccgcttctccgtcagggtcgcgggggatgctggagcctatcccagcagtcttcgggcggaaggcaggatacaccctggacaggtcgccagtccatcgcagggcagacacagacagtcactcacacactcacacccaggggtaatttagcatgtccaattggcctgactgcatgtcttcggactgtgggaggaaaccggagaacccggaggaaacccacttGGTTTTCTCAATACGTGCATGTTGGGGTATTCCCTGTTGCACTAGTGATCAGCTTTTTTCAAACTGTTGCCCACAATAATATCAAAGAATAACTCAACATGTGGACTTGAAGGACAGCAGACAAAAGAGTGCTGTAGTGTCTTCTTACAGCCCCCATAGTGGGCAATTAGCTGGTGGAGTAGatcaaagaaaatatttaacttATCAGAACAACTAGAACATGGTTGGCTGTGAGTGTCAAAGTGGAAGTCTAAGTCAGTTTTATTGCCATTCATTTTCACTCAGATTAAGTGAGGAACGAAATCTCTCCAGAAGGCTATAGTTcctgtgtgaaatgctgtgactttgtgttgagctgctacATGTAACTGTCATGGTCACAtgatcatgtttttctttgttttttcatgtatgCCTGTGTTATATTACTCATAGCATTTCCAGCTACAGCATAGGTCCCCAATAGGCGGCCCGCGGGCGAGGGGCAAACTGTTGGCCCGCCGCCAAACACATACGCATGCATAAGTAAGTCCTGCTTGCACAAAACCATGGCCAGTGCGAAAAAACGTAAAGTTGCTAGCGAAAATAGACAGTTCAGTTCCGTCTGGACCGAcgaattttgttttattttaccagACTGTGCCAATGCTAAGCCAACTTGCTTGCTATGCTCTCAAACAGTTGCTGTCTGCAAGGTGGCTAACATCAGGCGGCACTTTGAAACACGCCACAGCGATTTCAATGAGAACTTCCCAGCAAAATCAGAGATTCGAAGACAAAAGATTGCAAGTTTGATTGCCTCCTACAATCATTCTGTTACTACTATCCATAAGACAACATCTGCACAGGAAAACGCAACAACGGCGTCTCTGCGCGTATCATGGAACTTAGCAAAAGCTAAGAAACCTTTCACGGATGCCGAGTTGATAAAGACGTGTGCGATTGATATGGTGGAAGAAGTTTTGAGCCACGatgaaaaaacaaggaaaactgTGGTGGATTTGTTGAAGCACGTACCATTATCGGACAACACTGCAATGAGAAGGGTGGAGGTTTTAGCGGAGGACTGCTTGTGTGACCTGCTCTCACGTCTGAAGAAAACGGACTTCGTGTCGCTCGCCATTGACACGTCTTGTGATAGGACGGACATCGAGCAGCTGTCCGTGTTCGTGCGATTTTTTGATGAGAAGGATTTTCGAGAAGAGCTGCTTTGTTTGCTGCCCCTACACGGGCGCACGACGGGTGAGGCCATTTTTAGCGAACTAACTCAGTTCTTTGAAAGAAACGGATTGGACATAAGCAAAGTCACGTCTGTTGTCACTGATGGCGCCCCGTCCATGGTTGGGCAACAGAAGGGTCTGGTAAGCAGGCTAGCAGCTGTTATCCCCGCTCTAACAGCATTTCACTGCATCATTCACAAATCAGTGTTGTGTGCAAAACTGTGTGGGAAAATGAAAGACACCATGGATAACGTGATGAAGCTCGTAAACTTCATTAGGGAGAGTTCTAGTTTGCAGCATCGCCTTTTCAGGGCTCTGCTGGAGGAAATGTCTGCTGCACATCATGACCTGTTGCTGCATAATGATGTGCGCTGGCTTAGCAAAGGCAGAGTGTTTGAGAGAGTGTGCGAATTACATGATGAACTCTGTTCTTTCCTTGGCAACTTGCAAAATGAAAAGGCTCACTCTTTTCTGAAATTCCTGAATGACAGCAAAGAAATGGCGTTTGTGCATTTTTTATGCGACATCACATCTCATCTTAATCAGCTGAATTTGCAACTGCAAGGAAAGAATCATACCATTGCAGACATGTATGAAGCAGTTGAAGCTTTCCGTTTAAAACTGGACTTGTTTCAGCGAGATATACAAGGAAGAAAACTGCACTTTCCTCAGCTGCAGCAACACTGTGAGAAGAACAAAATGCAAGAGGATGCTGTGATGCAAGCATTCTTGGGAAGACTGATAGAAAACTTCAAGGTACGATTTGAGAGCTTCAACCTCTCAAGTGAAATCCTCCTGTTTTTGCGTCAGCcgttttctgtttctgcagaTGGTCAGTGGACTGCTGAGGCCAAAAGGCTGCTTCCATCTCTGGATGAAGCATCTCTTCAGATGGAGATCTTGGAAATATCAAAATCAGATTTGCTCAAAGAGCAGCACAAGGATGTTAGTGTGACTGAATTCTGGATCAACATGATTCCCCAGTTTAGCCAGGCAAGACAGATTGCAATGCTGCTTCTCACAGCATTTCCCTCCACCTACATCTGTGAGTCTTCATTTTCTTCAATGAACATTATCAAAAGCCAGGACAGAAATAAACTCTCCAGTGCACACCTAGAACAGTGTCTTCGCATTGCCACTACAGAGCACCACCCCAACTTCAGGTCTCTTGTTTCTACCCGCCGCTGTCACTTCTCTCATTGAATGGTGAGTAAAATAATACAACTGCTCTTGATATACCTAATTAATGACATCCACTAAATCAGCAAACAAGTAGCTACTGTACTGTCTGCCTAATTAGGTAACATTATGCAACTAATGCGCTGGCCCTTGCTTTTGTGCTGTTGGCTAAATGCGGCCCTTAAGAAAATGTAATTGGGGACCCCTGAGCTACAGCCTTGAGGAGCTGTGGCCTATACTGACCCCTGGAGGCAGGAAATATAAGGGTAGTGAAACAGTAAGTAGATGAGAGTTGTGTGGTCAACACATGCACTCTGGGTGCGCACTTAATACACTTAGAGGGTCTTACTGTATTTTTGCGGATGTGGTCTCCATCCTTGGTTCTTATTTTTTGCGTTTCTTTTTGACTCAACTCTATACAACCTTATAGGTGCAGGTTACCCTAAAGTCCCTTACCTTTTCTGTGTGACCCTATTTTAAGTAGGCGGTGAAAGAGGAGGGGTGAGAATTCCTGCTGTGAAAACCGTTCATAcatctccacaaagatggccttgCTGAGATAAAACTGACATAACTGCAGGGACGTCCTCCAAAACAAGGAGACATTGCATTTTATGGCCACTGTGGGTTGAAAAGTTTAGAACAGAATTTTAGGAATGATGAATATGTTTGGGTCTGTAGTTTATAGAGCGGATAATGTCATTCTTGTAATGCTGATCTAACATAGATGTTCCATTttgcaaataaatgcaattgTATGAAAATAATGTACTCCACAATAATAAGGgtcaaatgtatttatattaaatgACAGTAACAGGCCACTCCAGATGGATTAACCAGCTGCACAATTATTTATTAGCAGTTATAATTTCAAGCTGTGTTCAGTGATAGCAGATATTTACCTCATGAAATCTGAATAAACACTTCAGAGACATCTCACTCACAAGATGTTCTGCTGACGATGCAACTACACAATTTTTCTGGAACTTTTTcctctttaaaggggaacgccaccaaattctgcataattcaattgtttagatgtaaacaatgttatCCAGAAATGGTGCACTGAGAAACCTGCCAGCTCGATTCCTTTACAgaggtggtgacaggaaccaggggtcacaatgtctacaacacaaaaatgtcaaatatatatttgaCTTAGTATTTAGAATGACCAGTGAGCCTACATGCGTCTTGGTTGAAAAGaagggggttgggggggtggtaACCATTTTGCATAACAACACGCTGCATGTACCTATTTGCCATGCTTGGCTTTAAAAAAATGCCTCAGGAtaaatttttttcaaattgtaaaaaaaaaggtaatagGCACcaagcagcatattcataaccatttcatgtaatagacTTGAGTcatgcagatattttaaaaaaatggtagaattcccctttaatagcTGTACATCTTCTAGTGCACACACAATCATAATTGATAGATAGAATGCAAAAtcatattttcttcatttgctTCTGTTTTCATTCCATGCTTTTATCTCTTTCAAGCACTTGTATTAAGTCTTAAGCACTTACATTTAATCAGCACTACACTTACACAAGCATCAGCTGAAAATCAGAATGATTAAGGGTCGTATTCTTCTGTGGTTTACATACAGTATGCATGTCGAGTTGCTGCTGCTTGTAACACATTTTCCTGCACTTGCACTTCCACATTTTGAAAAGAGAACCATGATGATTAGAATGTCCCTTATTTGAACTTCTTCTACAGGCAACACTGCAACATCAACAGATGTTTTCTGAACCCTGAATGATTCTATCAGCTAAATCATGATGTTGTCCTTTTTATGACAATCATGATTCACTGTGAAACCCCtgttgctattgttacaatcttATCTGCATCAGCACTCATGTCATCAATGGCAGAGTTCATGGCTTGCAGCATGACTGTGAAGGAGCGGCTGACGGATCTGGCGTGGCGTGGCATGGCCAGCTCCACTAGCTTTGTGGTTGCTGTGGTGGTATCTTTCTCGGCCACTGAAAGCCTCCTCTTCACTTCGCTTTTGCTGACCTCCACTGAAAGGAGGCAGGTTCGCAGTCCCTTAAGCTTGTTCGGCTCGATGCCCCTCTGCTTTGCCAACCTCTCCACAGACTCATCATCCAGGCAAAGAGAGATTTGGGCTTTCGTTAGAATCCGTACAGCAACACTGGCATCCACCATGGAGGCCACCAGGGGAACAGGAATAGCAGAAACCCCAGCAGATAGTGAGGCCGCTGCCCAGCCTAGAGCCTTGAAGGCTTCCTTCTTCTGTGCCACCAAGGTGCTGGAAAATGTGGGCAGAGCCAGCAGAAGTGCATGAGCCCTGATCTCTGGAAGATCACCTTGCATCACCTCTAAGAGCTTTAAGAACTCCAGCTTTTCCAAAGCAGCAGGACACACAAGGAACACTTTGGGTTGAGACAGTCCTTCTGCTTTCAGTACCTCCAGACTGGCCATCTTTTTGGCTTCCAGGGTTTTCTCAGTGTCCTTTTCAGATGCCAATAAAGCAAAATACAATGTGTCTTTCTGCAGCGATCTCACCTCTTTCCAAACTGCAACCATGTTTGTGCTAGGGCTTTGTGTGAAGGTCATGATAATAGCATTATATCGCAGGATTTTATAGCGGTCCATGTAATTCTCAGGGTCAAAAGTGGGGTCACTTGAGATAGTGGGGAGGTCCCATAGACGGAAATCTGGATGCTTTGGATTTGGGAATGCAGCCAATTCCTCTGGAGCTG encodes:
- the LOC119265791 gene encoding protein FAM200A-like; protein product: MASAKKRKVASENRQFSSVWTDEFCFILPDCANAKPTCLLCSQTVAVCKVANIRRHFETRHSDFNENFPAKSEIRRQKIASLIASYNHSVTTIHKTTSAQENATTASLRVSWNLAKAKKPFTDAELIKTCAIDMVEEVLSHDEKTRKTVVDLLKHVPLSDNTAMRRVEVLAEDCLCDLLSRLKKTDFVSLAIDTSCDRTDIEQLSVFVRFFDEKDFREELLCLLPLHGRTTGEAIFSELTQFFERNGLDISKVTSVVTDGAPSMVGQQKGLVSRLAAVIPALTAFHCIIHKSVLCAKLCGKMKDTMDNVMKLVNFIRESSSLQHRLFRALLEEMSAAHHDLLLHNDVRWLSKGRVFERVCELHDELCSFLGNLQNEKAHSFLKFLNDSKEMAFVHFLCDITSHLNQLNLQLQGKNHTIADMYEAVEAFRLKLDLFQRDIQGRKLHFPQLQQHCEKNKMQEDAVMQAFLGRLIENFKVRFESFNLSSEILLFLRQPFSVSADGQWTAEAKRLLPSLDEASLQMEILEISKSDLLKEQHKDVSVTEFWINMIPQFSQARQIAMLLLTAFPSTYICESSFSSMNIIKSQDRNKLSSAHLEQCLRIATTEHHPNFRSLVSTRRCHFSH
- the irgq2 gene encoding immunity-related GTPase family, q2, whose product is MADVLKSLNLLESLKESIEKNNISDIKDAVEDMLISRINIAVVGERGTEKTMFLNSLRGLSVGDEGAALCPSAAAPEELAAFPNPKHPDFRLWDLPTISSDPTFDPENYMDRYKILRYNAIIMTFTQSPSTNMVAVWKEVRSLQKDTLYFALLASEKDTEKTLEAKKMASLEVLKAEGLSQPKVFLVCPAALEKLEFLKLLEVMQGDLPEIRAHALLLALPTFSSTLVAQKKEAFKALGWAAASLSAGVSAIPVPLVASMVDASVAVRILTKAQISLCLDDESVERLAKQRGIEPNKLKGLRTCLLSVEVSKSEVKRRLSVAEKDTTTATTKLVELAMPRHARSVSRSFTVMLQAMNSAIDDMSADADKIVTIATGVSQ